Below is a window of Desulfuromonas sp. TF DNA.
ACCATCGGCGCGATGAGCTTGTCGAGCGCCTCGCTTCCCAGACGGCGGCGGGCGAAATCGGCCAGGCTTTCGTCGCCTTCGCCTCGGCGGGGCGGAACCAGAATCTCGCCTGCCAGGCGCGCCTTGCCGGGCCACGAGATGAGGCTGGACTTGAGGAAGCTGGGACCGTTTTCAGGAAGTCGGTGCAGGACCCCTTCCGAATAAATGAAGCGCTTGCGCGCGTTGTCGCTGGACCGCAACAGGCGATCGCGAATTCCGAGGCGATCGCATAGCTCCAGGGTCATCGGCTTGTTGTCTAGAAAACCGTTGGGCCCCCATTCGCAGAGAAAGCCGTTTTCCTTAAGGCTCCAGATTTTGCCCCCAATGCGGTCTTTCTTTTCCAGAAGCACGATCTCGACCGCAATGCCGGCCGCGGCGGCCTGACGCTGAATGGCATGAGCTGTGGAGAGGCCGGAAATTCCGGCACCGATGATGGCGATTCTAGTCATTCTCGCTCCTTTCTTGACAGACTGATGAAAAACGCCCATCTGTTGCGTTGGCTTCATCCTTCGTCAACGACGTACCGTCCAGGTACCCCTCATTCCTCAGGATTTCAGGCGCCTTGCATCTGGACATTTTTGCTCAGCCTGAAAACCATTGACATCCTGTCAGGTCAGTCTGCCGAGCAGGCGGGCTATGGTTTCAAAGGATCCGACCAACTCCTCCTGCTCCTCATCGGACATCTTCGCCAGGACTCTTCGGTACCCATCGATAATCCCCTGTCGAAGCTTGGCGATCAGATCCTCGCCGTTGTCGGTGAGACGAATGATTACCTGGCGCCGGTTGGCCTCATCCAGATTCCTCTCGACCACCCCCTCGCCGACGAGTCGGTCGACCATCTGGCTGGCGCTGCTCATGGCGACCCCCAGTTCCCGGGCCAGATCCCCCAGCGAACACTCCCTCCGGTCGGCAATGGTCAGCAAAGTCTTGTACTGGTTGTAGGTCAGGTCCATCCCTTCATGGACCAGGCTCCTTAATCGCCCCATCCGCCCCATGAGAAGCGGATAGAGGCTGGCAATCCTTTCAATACGTTCCACTTTTTAAACTCCTAACATTTCGATTGCCGAAATATTAGCCCGCAGAAATTTTCCGGTCAAGGATTATTTCAGGAGTGAGGCGTGAGGAGCGATGAGACGAGAGTGGACGGACCTGTCATCCGTCATCCGGAAATTTCCGACCACTACTCGCCCTTCTCATCGAGAAAGGCCTGCTTCTGCTGGAATTCTTCTCGAAGGTGGGGATCGAGTTCGAGGAGAAGAGCACGGGCAAGGGTCAGTCGGGCGGAGGAATAGTCCTGGCGAGCTATCTGGACCGCAGCCAGGGTGTCGAGAACGGCGCCGTCCCGGGGTGTTTCAACAGCGGCTCTTTCCGCCCATTCGAGCGCTTTTTCCGCCTCTCCGGACTGAAGGAGAACCCAGGCCAGGTTGTTCATGGCCTCAGCATTATCCGCTTCGCGGCGCAGGGCGAGCAGATAGCTCTTCCCGGCCTGCCGCAAGTCGCCGCGGGCCGCCAGAACATTTCCCCGATTGATCAACGGCCGGGCCCATTCGTCTGCCATTTCAGCGGCACGTTCATACTCGCGCAGGGCCAGATCTATTTCGCCCCGCTGCTGGTACGACACTCCCAGGTCGTTATGCTGTCGGGCGTCCAGCGGATCGTTGAGAACGATGATCCGCGGCAGGGAGCAGCCGGCAAGAAGAAAAACGATTAGAAGTATCGGAAAACGCATGGGCTATTCCAGATAGAGGTAAAGATGATTCATCTTCTCCCACCGTGCAAGAAGGTCGTCGGACTTGACGAAGACCCCCTCTTGAATTCCGGCATGGGCCAGAAAACCTTCGGCTCCGTAACCGAAAACGACGAGGTAATGGGGCCGGGTCGCCACCCAGAATCCCGTTTCCACAGGGATCAGCACTGGGCGTCCTGCATCGATCTGCCGCCGAAGCAAGGGCAGGTCGCCGCGTCCGGAGCGGGTGACGAATCCCTGAGCGCGGGCGAAATTCTCCAGATCGGGCAAAAGGGAGCCTTCCAGGGCTGGAGTATAAACGGCCCGGGTCACTTCTGCAACGGAGAGATGTCTGCCTCGGTGTTCCAGCAGGGAGGCGAGGGCCGCCGGGCCGCAATCGTCGCGACTCTCCTGAGCCCGGAAAGGGACCTCTTCAACGAGGTGAAGCCCCGGCTGCCCGGGGCTCCCGGGGTGCGACTGAAAGGGGGAGCAGCCGCACCCGCTCAACAGCATGAAAGCAAAAAGGAACCTTAAAATCACCGGATAACGATTTCCCTGTCCATGAGTTTCATGATCACGACCACCAGAAAGACGATCAGCAGCACGGCAATGACCGCCTCGAGGACGCTGCCGGCCGCCACATCCTTGGACAGGCCGGCCAGCTGATGAAGCTGTTCATCACTCATCGTCGGAAGTTTGGCGGATACCTCCTCCGGAGACAGACCGAAGTCGGACAGTCGCTGGGCCACCACCTGCTGCTCGAGTGCCTGACGAATCATTTCGATCTGCGCCTGTCTTTCGGCGCCGAAGGTACCGTCCGCAAGTCGACTGCCGATCAGAGCCGTATTCCCGTTGGCCGGAACCAGGGAAAGAAAGCTGAAGGCGATCAGAACCATCCAGCAGATGCGAGCATCCAGTATCCATAGGCGCGGCAACGACATATCAGACTCTCCTTTTTTTCCTTCGACTATTTGACGATCACCTGTTTGTCGGTCACCTTGAGGATGACGATCACCAGCAGAACGATGACCAGAATCGCGATCACCGCTCCGAGAATGCCGCCCTCCCCCAGGCTTTCCGAGAGGGAGGCCAGCTGGTGAAGCTGCTCATCGCTCAGGGTCGGAAGCTTGGCGGACACCTCTTCGGGGCTCAAACCGTAATCGGCAAGCCGCTGAACAACCACTTCCCGCTCCAGGGTCTGACGGATCGTTTCGATCTCCGCCTCCCTTTGCATCAGGGACTCCCCGCCGGAGAGGCGACTTTCGATCAGCGATGCGCTGCCGTTCGCCGGGATCAGGGAAAGACAGCAGAACGCGAAGAGCACCATCCAGCATATGCGGATATCAAGAACCCAACGACTTCTGTCGTACATGATCATCCTCCGAATATAGGAATAATGTATAATCGTGTGTTTACATTCTAGCTGAAAAGAAGCTGCCTGCAAGTTCTCCATCGGAGAAGCCTTTTTATCCTCCCACCTTGACGGGTTCTCCCGCGCTAACTATATTGATATCCGAAGATGGATAAATCCGAACTTGAGGAGCATTCATGGCCAAAGATTATTACGCCGTCCTCGGCGTTCCCCGGGACGCCACCGCCGAGGCCATCAAGAAATCCTATCGAAAACTGGCCCTCAAGTATCACCCGGACAAGAACCCCGGCGACAAAAAAGCCGAGGAGAAGTTCAAGGAGATTACCGAGGCCTATGCCGTCCTGTCGGACGCGGAGAAGCGTAAGCAGTACGACCAGTTCGGCGAGACGGGATTTCACCAGAGGTTCTCCCAGGAGGATATTTTCCGCGGCTTCGACGTCGGCGACATCTTTCGAGAATTCGGATTCGGCACCGACGACGTTTTCAGCCATGTCTTCGGCGGCGGTTACGGCAGCCGGACGACCTTCCATGGGGCCGGCCAGCCGCGGACCATCAAGGGACAGGATTTCGTCCTCCGCCTTGCGATCCCCTTTCGCCAGGCGATACTCGGCGGTGAACGGCGCGTCGATTATCGCCGGGACGGACGGGCGGAGCATCTGCAGGTGCGCATCCCGGCAGGGGTGGAGTCCGGCCAGAAGCTGCGCGTGGGCGGTAAAGGAGGGAAAAGTCCCACCGGCGGCCCTCCCGGAGACCTGTTCCTGGAGATCGAGGTGGATGCCGACCCGGTTTTTACCCGCGAGGGGAGTGATCTGCTGGTAAGGGTAAAAGTCCCTTTCAGCGGCGTCTGTCTCGGCACGTCCGTCGAAGTCCCCACTCTGGAGGGCCCCAAAAGGGTCAAGGTCCCCGCCGGAATGGCGGGAGGAGGGAAGATCCGTTTGAAGGGATTCGGGGCTCCTCACCGTAGCAAAGGGGGCAAGGGGGACCTCTTTGCCATCATCGAAGTGGCGGTGCCGACCACGCTGACCCCGGCGCAGAAGGCTCTGGTGGAAAAGCTGAGAGACGAGGGGCTCTAAAAAGAGGCCGACCACGCTTACCCGGCTCAAATTCCTTTTAAAACTTCGGAATTTACGTTATATTGTCGCGTCGACTATAAGTCGCAATTCCCCAGTTAAATCATTTTCGAGTCGGCGATCTTTTCCGGCCCCGGCCGTCCAGGCGCTGTGCACAAGCCCGAAGGACTTACTGCCCGGAGAAATTGGCTTGCCAATACGATACAGCCTTAATGCGAAGATGACCGGAGCCGTCTTCCTGCTGGTGGCGAGCCTTCTTCTGGCCGTCGGTTTCAGTGCTCTCCGGTTTTTCGAATCCAGATTCGTAGAGACCATTTCCAGAAACCAGCTTACCCTGGTGACCAGTGTCGCCGAGCAGATCGACGAACAGATCTCCCTGGCCCAGAACACCATCGTTCGTGCTGCCGCCGCAATCCCTCCGGAAAGCCTCCGCGATTCCGACTTCGCCCAGGAGATACTGGACACCCGGGTGGAGGTGATCCGAACGATATTCGACAACGGAATCTTCCTTTTTTCCGCAGACGGAAGACTGGTGGCGGAAACTCCCTACCTGCCGAACCGGCGCGGAAAGGATTATTCCTTCCGGAATTATTTCCGGGATACCGTCGCCGGCATGGCTCCCATCATCTCCGATCCCTATTTCTCCAGCCAGGCGCACAACCATCCCGCTCTCAACTTCACCGCTCCGATTAAGGATGCCGACGGCCGACTCGTCGGCGTCCTGGCCGGCAGTCTGGACCTGACCCGGGAGAACATTCTGGGACGCCTCCGGGATGTCCGTATCGGGGAGACGGGGTATCTCTACCTCTATAATACCGACCGGATGATGATCATGCACCCGGACCCGTCCCGCATCCTGCGTCAGGACGTCCCGCCCGGTGCAAATGTTCTTTTCGACCACGCCATCGAAGGTTTTGAGGGGAGCGGAGAAACGGTCAACAGCCGGGGCCTTCACTTCCTGGCCACCTTCAAGCATCTCAGAAACGTCAACTGGATTCTCGCCGCCAACTATCCCTGGTCAGAGGCTTTCGCCGCCGTTCAGAGGGCCCGCCTTCTGTTTGCTGCGGGCATGGTACTAGCGCTGGGGTTTTCCACCCTGCTTGTCTGGCTGACAATGCGACGGTTGACCCACCCTCTTCGAGAGTTCATCGGCCATGTCCGCAAAATATCCACCGGCGAGAACACCCGGGAGCCGCTCCGGGTCAGGACCCGGGACGAGATCGCCCTTCTGGCGGAAGCGTTCAATCAGCTGATGGTTGAAACCGATGAGCAAAAGCGGATCGTTCAGAATCAACTGACTTTTCTCCAGAACCTGCTCGACACCATACCCAATCCCGTCTACTACAAGAGTACCGAGGGTGTATACCTTGGATGCAACCGCGCCTTCGAACAGGTTCACGGCCGATCCCGGAATGAGATCGTCGGCCGGACGGTTCACGATGTCGCCGACGCGGCGCAGGCGGCTGCCTACGCGGCCTCCGACCGGGAACTTTTCCACCAGGAGGCGGGGGATTTCCAGATCTTTGAACATACGATGACTTATGCGGACAGCTCACGACGCAATGTTCTTTTTTACAAGGCCGTATTCCATAATGCCTCCGGCGAGCCTGCTGGGATGGTCGGAACTATCCTCGATATCACCCAGCGAAAGGCGATCGAGCTTGCCCTGAACGAGCAGCGGGAATTCACTGAAAATCTGCTGCAGAATTCGGCGGTCCCCTGTTTCGTGCTCGACAGAAACCACACGGTCCTCAACTGGACGCGCGCCTGCGAAGAGCTCACCGGCATTTCCATCACCGAGGTCCTTGGTACCAGTCAGCACTGGAAGGCTTTCTATCCGGTGAAGCGCCCCTGCCTTGCCGACCTGATTCTTGACGACCGCCTTGAGCAGACGCTCGATCTTTACGAAAGCTATGCCAACTCGCCTCTGATACCAGACGGTCTGCAGGCGGAAGGATGGTTCCCGAATATCGGCGGCAAGCGCCGCTACCTTCTCTTCGAGGCGGCGCCGATCCGTAACCAGAAGGGCGAAATCATCGCCGTCATTGAAACCCTGCACGACCTGACCCACGTCAAGCAGGTAGAGGAGGCCCTCCAGGAAAGCGAAGCCAGCTATCGGACCCTTATCGAACGCCTGCCTGATGCCATTCTTGTCCACCGGGGGGGCACAATCGTCTTCGGAAATCACGAGGCGAGCCGGCTTTTCGCATCCTCAACACCGGAAGATCTGGAAGGGGCGGAGATCCAGGACCTCGTTCATCCCGATTTCCGCGAGACCTTTGGGGAAGGCATCACTCTTGTTGAAGATCAGCGGGAAAACAAGGAATACACGGAAGGGAAAATCATGCGCCTGGACGGCACGGCCATCGACATCGAAGCGGCTTCCACACCCGTCTTTTACGAAGGCCGCTGGTCAGTGCAGACTATTCTACGGGACATCACCGAGCGAAAGGAGCTGCAGGAGAAAATCTGGCGCCAGGCCAACTTCGACCCCCTGACGGGGATTCCCAACCGCCTGCTCTTCCAGGACCGCCTGCAGCAGAATCTGGACCGGGCCGAACGGGAAAAGTACCATGTCGCCCTTCTTTTCATCGACCTCGATCATTTCAAGGAAATTAATGACACCCTGGGGCATGATGCGGGGGATGAACTGCTCCGGCAGACGGCTTCAAGGCTCTGCGGTCTGTTGCGCAAAACCGATACGATCGCCCGCATGGGAGGGGATGAATTCACAGTCATCATGCCCCGGGTTGTCGAGCCTCCGCACGTCAGCGCCGTGGCGCAGCGCATCCTGGCCGTGCTGGACGATCCGTTTCAGCTCCCCGGCGGCGAAGGACGTATCTCCGCCTCCATCGGCATTGCTTTTTATCCCGAGGACGGCACCGATACCGCCACCTTGATGAAAAAGGCCGACCTGGCCATGTACCGGGCCAAGGAGAGCGGCCGGAAAGCCTTCAGCTTCTACTCTTCAGAAATAATTATCCAGGATGAGCCGGCCCCTTCCTACCCGTAAAACTCCCGACAGTACATCATCCCCAGAGTTCCCCGGCTTGCCAGACACCGCTGACACAGCTCGCCGGCATCCTCATAAAGTTCCCGGGCCAGAAATGCACCGGCCTCCTGGGCCGGGTCGGCAGCGGCTGCTTCCGGATCAAAGGGCTGAGCGCAGACCTTGCACTCTTTCTTCATTCTGAAAACCTCAATTTTCCGGATTCATTTGTTTCGATCCAGATGGTCGGTCACCAGCGCCGCCATGGCGCCGATGAAATCGGGATGGTCATTGAGAGAGGGCATCCGATGAAAGTGGCGGATTCCCTGTTTGCGTGCATGATCCAGGTATTCGATGTCGATCTCGTGAAGAGTTTCGATGTGATCGGAGACAAAGGAGATGGGAACCATCAGAACCGCTTCGACTCCGTCGGTGGCCAGACGGTCCAGCACCTCGACCGTATCCGGCTCCATCCAGCGAACCGGCCCGCTGCGACTCTGGAATCCGAGGTGCCAGTTTCGCTCCCCGACCCTCTGCATCGTCCCCTTGACCGTGGACAGAACATGTTCCAGATAGGGATCGCCGCGGTCGATGAACTTCTGCGGCAGGGCATGTGCGGAAAAAAGGATCTGCACCCGGTCGTGCATTTCGGCGGGAAATTTCGCCAGACCTTCCCGCACCCGTCTCGCCAGCGCATCGAGATATCCGGGCCAGTCATACCAGTGCTCGATCACCGAGTACTTCAGCGAAGGATGCACCGAGGCGACGGCGCGGCGAAAATCATTGAGGCTGCTCCCTGTCGTGGCGCCGGTAAAATGAGGATACATGGAGAGGACTACGGCCCGTTCCACGCCG
It encodes the following:
- a CDS encoding DnaJ C-terminal domain-containing protein; protein product: MAKDYYAVLGVPRDATAEAIKKSYRKLALKYHPDKNPGDKKAEEKFKEITEAYAVLSDAEKRKQYDQFGETGFHQRFSQEDIFRGFDVGDIFREFGFGTDDVFSHVFGGGYGSRTTFHGAGQPRTIKGQDFVLRLAIPFRQAILGGERRVDYRRDGRAEHLQVRIPAGVESGQKLRVGGKGGKSPTGGPPGDLFLEIEVDADPVFTREGSDLLVRVKVPFSGVCLGTSVEVPTLEGPKRVKVPAGMAGGGKIRLKGFGAPHRSKGGKGDLFAIIEVAVPTTLTPAQKALVEKLRDEGL
- the hemH gene encoding ferrochelatase translates to MDPENSTGLVLLNMGGPDSLDSIEPFLYNLFSDRDLIHLPLGAMLQRPFARLISHFRARRVRENYRIIGGSSPLLKWTNLQARAIATEMGPAFRPYVAMRYWHPDARETLRRMAADGVERAVVLSMYPHFTGATTGSSLNDFRRAVASVHPSLKYSVIEHWYDWPGYLDALARRVREGLAKFPAEMHDRVQILFSAHALPQKFIDRGDPYLEHVLSTVKGTMQRVGERNWHLGFQSRSGPVRWMEPDTVEVLDRLATDGVEAVLMVPISFVSDHIETLHEIDIEYLDHARKQGIRHFHRMPSLNDHPDFIGAMAALVTDHLDRNK
- a CDS encoding MarR family winged helix-turn-helix transcriptional regulator, translating into MERIERIASLYPLLMGRMGRLRSLVHEGMDLTYNQYKTLLTIADRRECSLGDLARELGVAMSSASQMVDRLVGEGVVERNLDEANRRQVIIRLTDNGEDLIAKLRQGIIDGYRRVLAKMSDEEQEELVGSFETIARLLGRLT
- a CDS encoding PA2779 family protein, giving the protein MYDRSRWVLDIRICWMVLFAFCCLSLIPANGSASLIESRLSGGESLMQREAEIETIRQTLEREVVVQRLADYGLSPEEVSAKLPTLSDEQLHQLASLSESLGEGGILGAVIAILVIVLLVIVILKVTDKQVIVK
- a CDS encoding diguanylate cyclase domain-containing protein — translated: MPIRYSLNAKMTGAVFLLVASLLLAVGFSALRFFESRFVETISRNQLTLVTSVAEQIDEQISLAQNTIVRAAAAIPPESLRDSDFAQEILDTRVEVIRTIFDNGIFLFSADGRLVAETPYLPNRRGKDYSFRNYFRDTVAGMAPIISDPYFSSQAHNHPALNFTAPIKDADGRLVGVLAGSLDLTRENILGRLRDVRIGETGYLYLYNTDRMMIMHPDPSRILRQDVPPGANVLFDHAIEGFEGSGETVNSRGLHFLATFKHLRNVNWILAANYPWSEAFAAVQRARLLFAAGMVLALGFSTLLVWLTMRRLTHPLREFIGHVRKISTGENTREPLRVRTRDEIALLAEAFNQLMVETDEQKRIVQNQLTFLQNLLDTIPNPVYYKSTEGVYLGCNRAFEQVHGRSRNEIVGRTVHDVADAAQAAAYAASDRELFHQEAGDFQIFEHTMTYADSSRRNVLFYKAVFHNASGEPAGMVGTILDITQRKAIELALNEQREFTENLLQNSAVPCFVLDRNHTVLNWTRACEELTGISITEVLGTSQHWKAFYPVKRPCLADLILDDRLEQTLDLYESYANSPLIPDGLQAEGWFPNIGGKRRYLLFEAAPIRNQKGEIIAVIETLHDLTHVKQVEEALQESEASYRTLIERLPDAILVHRGGTIVFGNHEASRLFASSTPEDLEGAEIQDLVHPDFRETFGEGITLVEDQRENKEYTEGKIMRLDGTAIDIEAASTPVFYEGRWSVQTILRDITERKELQEKIWRQANFDPLTGIPNRLLFQDRLQQNLDRAEREKYHVALLFIDLDHFKEINDTLGHDAGDELLRQTASRLCGLLRKTDTIARMGGDEFTVIMPRVVEPPHVSAVAQRILAVLDDPFQLPGGEGRISASIGIAFYPEDGTDTATLMKKADLAMYRAKESGRKAFSFYSSEIIIQDEPAPSYP
- a CDS encoding tetratricopeptide repeat protein, translating into MRFPILLIVFLLAGCSLPRIIVLNDPLDARQHNDLGVSYQQRGEIDLALREYERAAEMADEWARPLINRGNVLAARGDLRQAGKSYLLALRREADNAEAMNNLAWVLLQSGEAEKALEWAERAAVETPRDGAVLDTLAAVQIARQDYSSARLTLARALLLELDPHLREEFQQKQAFLDEKGE
- a CDS encoding cysteine peptidase family C39 domain-containing protein yields the protein MILRFLFAFMLLSGCGCSPFQSHPGSPGQPGLHLVEEVPFRAQESRDDCGPAALASLLEHRGRHLSVAEVTRAVYTPALEGSLLPDLENFARAQGFVTRSGRGDLPLLRRQIDAGRPVLIPVETGFWVATRPHYLVVFGYGAEGFLAHAGIQEGVFVKSDDLLARWEKMNHLYLYLE
- a CDS encoding PA2779 family protein, coding for MSLPRLWILDARICWMVLIAFSFLSLVPANGNTALIGSRLADGTFGAERQAQIEMIRQALEQQVVAQRLSDFGLSPEEVSAKLPTMSDEQLHQLAGLSKDVAAGSVLEAVIAVLLIVFLVVVIMKLMDREIVIR